The Toxoplasma gondii ME49 chromosome III, whole genome shotgun sequence genome includes a window with the following:
- a CDS encoding hypothetical protein (encoded by transcript TGME49_252380~Predicted trans-membrane domain (TMHMM2.0):1143-1166), which yields MPPPCVSAPSRRAGDDLPPQRKASRLSSLLLLFLLTLHPSPVAVESVSTRGGDSREAEESRTEDGPVAEAQSGFVTLQEAEKGGRQAFNPSVYTPEKIRISRRGPIRFMFGSCNLQPIGGEWQVAEEDRHMWSFITRQKPDLFALLGDNVYAHNFRHLGLANSIRWNWKNLSWSELTRRRIEVARAFHRPSTLDEVRQAFHNQTSHRPYQEFLDTGVHVIGTYDDHDLGDDNPSRVHSLKYEARDIVLDFFNVSKNSPRRSVFWDGAFSSHKIQLDDGFAFRVILLDVRFNRDPWASLPHGDILGNQQWRWLKEELRKSKEEGDAVTFIASSIQVLPSPFVATEAWSIFPDARRRLLNLIMSSGVQIPVLLSGDVHFAEMNRVLCRPLSIGGAAAPAKQTGGPGAALSVPAQCLSPSPWQQVALLLWRLDRQSEDAERHAAASDTLGVDVAFAGPSRPPEASLEFQENRSLTAWRSPGLLARLFPSLSFLSTFVFMNLFAPSAATTFSLFSASHPADEYLPVVQRPETRRKGRSGAQERDKFRDAGDLEGRSGRRAGRERRGVELNEVTSSGLTHGVEETFLTAAAPARLAEWGLRRLFPRTSTSRDDFYGERLVYTRRNVGDVQLVRNPLSLLRAGAADAERRNNKKAKKKEHEKKDTEEATDPQAEEAEERKEQRGPASETGGFEEARAAYSELLSAVSCGEGDEERLSPSVLEKVGRFFAGSPGRFHMLLSLYQQLLAVHDRPQRQEREKTKLNISPRKAWGACSQGEASALAHLSQRERDENAGLRRSVWCWGDEEEEKEKSGESDRAKTERGESESDTVEYGNRPNVPYPLLRNDSFFSLLLTVESLLHTSLQRLSRSVSSSSFSSSFSPSFSSSSSSSSSSVFPSSSWTEELASFCELSRSPSREAVGGMLRFLNRENVDLSGRDPSDALRKRRLLLWASVGRDETQQICSALAAVLPTGEEPGEKQRGSTQENHLREEDMQETAQASGGSSRKAKRGSREEKVEREEEALRALSQVAWKSSMDEEKVAGKAEEAGEAEEAGEAEEAGEAGGASDRFADEGVSCRNVEEILSARAWISVQIFALPFGDLVLESFISPFAFAQSRRRLETELEEEMGEAADARRVRWICDPPEGPDPTPVYVAVAVLLLLVLFAAFSTLILRALWSCCACAFACARQSAKSAERGEGENRLKTRGEEEARARGSVALSTSVRRRRVV from the exons ATGCCCCCGCCCTGCGTGTCTGCGCCTTCGCGGCGGGCAGGCGACGATTTGCCTCCGCAGCGGAAGGCgagtcgcctctcttctcttctacttcttttccttctcactCTGCACCCTTCTCCCGTCGCCGTCGAGTCTGTCTCGACTCGCGGCGGCGACAGtcgcgaagcagaagagtcAAGAACTGAGGATGGCCCGGTTGCTGAAGCGCAGAGCGGATTCGTCACACTCCAAGAAGCCGAAAAGGGAGGGCGACAGGCCTTCAATCCGAGTGTATATACACCCGAGAAGATCCGCATTTCACGTCGCGGTCCGATTCGCTTCATGTTCGGCTCCTGCAACCTCCAGCCCATTG GAGGCGAATGGCAAGTCGCCGAAGAAGATCGGCACATGTGGAGCTTCATTACTCGCCAGAAGCCGGATCTCTTTGCGCTTCTTGGGGACAACGTCTACG CTCACAACTTCCGTCACCTGGGACTGGCGAACAGCATTCGCTGGAACTGGAAAAATCTCTCTTGGTCGGAGTTGACGCGCAGAAGGATAGAAGTCGCTCGCGCCTTTCACCGCCCATCCACACTGGACGAAGTGCGACAAGCGTTTCACAACCAGACTTCCCATCGCCCCTACCAG GAGTTCCTGGACACAGGCGTCCACGTCATTGGAACGTACGACGACCACGATTTGGGCGATGACAATCCCTCAAGAGTTCACTCTCTCAAATACG AGGCCCGAGACATCGTGCTTGACTTTTTCAACGTATCGAAGAATTCGCCTCGCCGTTCAGTCTTCTGGGACGGGGCCTTCTCTTCACACAAGATTCAACTTGACGACGGATTTGCATTTCGCGTCATTCTTCTGGATGTTAG ATTCAATCGAGATCCCTGGGCCTCGTTGCCTCATGGAGATATTCTCGGAAACCAGCAGTGGCGCTGGCTCAAGGAGGAACTGCGAAAAtcgaaggaggaaggagacgctgtcACCTTCATAGCCTCCAGCATCCAggttctcccctctccctt CGTCGCGACGGAGGCTTGGTCTATTTTTCCCGACGCTCGCCGCAGACTCTTGAACCTCATCATGAGTTCAGGTGTACAGATACCCGTCCTGCTCTCCGGGGATGTGCACTTTGCTGAGATGAATC gtgTGCTGTGTCGGCCGCTGTCCATCGGTGGCGCCGCCGccccagcgaagcagacgggAGGGCCGGGAGCGGCGCTCTCGGTCCCGGCGCAGtgtctctcaccttctccatGGCAGCAGGtagctctgcttctctggcggctcgacagacagagcgaagacgcagaaaggcACGCAGCGGCCTCAGACACACTTGGAGTGGACGTAGCGTTTGCCGGTCCGTCGCGTCCGCCGGAGGCATCTCTCGAGTTCCAGGAAAACCGTTCGCTGACGGCATGGCGAAGTCCGGGACTGTTGGCGCggttgtttccttctctctccttcctgtcgaCGTTTGTTTTCATGAACCTCTTTGCGCCCTCGGCGGCGACgaccttctcgcttttctccgcctcccaCCCTGCCGACGAATACCTGCCTGTCGTGCAGCGACCAGAGACCCGCCGAAAGGGCAGAAGCGGAGCccaggaaagagacaagtTTCGCGACGCAGGCGACCTCGAGGGAAGGAGCGGGCGGCGGGCAGGCCGCGAGCGGCGAGGAGTGGAGTTGAACGAGGTGACTTCGAGTGGCCTGACTCACGGAGTCGAAGAAACCTTCCTCACCGCTGCGGCTCCTGCTCGTCTCGCCGAGTGGGGGCTGAGGAGGCTGTTCCCTCGCACTTCGACCTCGCGCGACGACTTCTACG gcgaaCGGCTCGTGTACACTCGGCGCAACGTCGGAGACGTCCAACTCGTGAGGAAtccgctgtcgcttctccgagcaggcgcagcagacgccgagaggaggaacaacaagaaggcgaagaagaaagagcacgagaagaaggacacagaagaagcgacagatccgcaagccgaggaagcggaagagaggaaagaacagagaggtccggcgtcggagacaggaggctTCGAGGAAGCGCGAGCGGCGTACTCGGAGCTGCTCTCTGCGGTGTCGTGtggggaaggcgacgaggagagactgtctccgtctgtgcTGGAGAAAGTGGGCAGGTTCTTCGCAGGCAGTCCCGGGCGCTTCCATATGCTTCTTTCGCTGTATCAGCAGTTGCTTGCAGTCCACGACCGcccacagagacaagaacgggagaagacgaagctaAACATTTCGCCTCGAAAGGCCtggggcgcatgcagtcaggGCGAGGCCTCCGCCTTGGCACATCTCTcccaaagagagagagatgaaaacGCGGGACTGCGCCGCTCTGTCTGGTGctggggagacgaagaagaagagaaagaaaagtcaggagagagcgaccgCGCGAAGACAGAACGAGGCGAGTCCGAAAGCGACACCGTGGAATACGGTAATCGGCCTAACGTCCCCTACCCTCTCCTCCGGAAcgactcttttttctctctcctcctcacaGTTGAGTCTCTCCTCCACACCTCGCTTCAACGCCTTTCCCGCAgtgtctcgtcgtcttccttctcttcttccttctctccatccttctcttcttcctcgtcttcgtcttcgtcttccgtttttccttcttcctcttggaCAGAGGAACTTGCGTCGTTTTGTGAGCTGAGTCGTTCGCCGTCTCGGGAAGCCGTGGGCGGCATGCTACGGTTCTTGAATCGCGAAAACGTGGATCTTTCTGGTCGAGACCCCTCCGACGCACTCAGGAAACGTCGGCTGCTGCTCTGGGCCTCTGTCGGGCGAgacgagacgcagcagaTCTGCTCTGCTCTCGCCGCAGTCCTCCCGACCGGGGAAGAGcccggagagaagcaaagaggaaGCACGCAAGAAAACCACctgcgcgaggaagacatgCAGGAAACGGCGCAAGCATCCGGGGGTTCAagcagaaaggcgaaacgtggcagcagagaggagaaagtcgagagagaggaagaagcgttgAGAGCTCTGTCGCAAGTGGCGTGGAAGAGTTCGatggacgaagagaaggttGCTGGGAAGGCTGAGGAGGCTGGAGAGGCTGAGGAGGCTGGAGAGGCTGAGGAGGCTGgagaggcgggaggcgcgAGTGATAGATTTGCGGATGAGGGTGTTTCCTGTAGGAATGTCGAAGAGATTCTTTCAGCTCGGGCGTGGATCAGCGTGCAAATTTTCGCTCTGCCTTTCGGGGACTTGGTCCTGGAATCCTTTATCTCTCCATTCGCCTTCGCACAGTCCCGAAGGCGTCTCGAGACTgaactggaagaagagatgggagaggccgcagacgcccGGCGCGTCCGATGGATCTGTGACCCTCCAGAAGGCCCCGATCCGACGCCCGTGTACGTAGCAGTCGccgtgcttcttcttcttgttctttttgccgccttctccacgCTGATTCTCCGCGCTCTGTGGTCTtgctgcgcatgcgccttcGCTTGTGCGAGGCAGTCGGCTAAAAGCGcggaaagaggggaaggagagaacaggtTAAAAAcgcgtggagaggaagaggcgagagcgcgcGGGAGTGTGGCGCTCTCGACGTCGGtaagaagacgaagagtcgtgtga
- a CDS encoding hypothetical protein (encoded by transcript TGME49_252385): protein MSTVSTHSYNYARILPGCVFRARVCRLCLQVHPTAVRTNAVRHETSMQRVFPRRFAKAPTFQNFLWASLSSSISPVSRGSCPHFRLLAEASPSNVATGPGAVLRADDKPCAFVSTRTHHCV, encoded by the exons ATGTCTACGGTTTCTACACATTCATATAACTACGCAAGAATCCTTCCTGGTTGCGTTTTCAGGGCTCGTGTCTGCAGGCTTTGCCTCCAAGTCCATCCTACAGCTGTCCGTACCAACGCTGTGAGGCACGAGACGTCCATGCAG CGAGTTTTTCCGCGTCGATTCGCCAAAGCGCCCACCTTTCAAAATTTTCTCtgggcttctctctcgtcttccatCTCGCCAGTGTCGCGCGGCTCTTGTCCTCATTTTCGGCTGCTGGCGGAGGCGAGTCCGTCCAACGTCGCGACGGGACCGGGGGCGGTTTTGCGTGCAGACGACAAGCCTTGCGCGTTTGTCTCCACGAGGACGCATCACTGCGTTTAG
- a CDS encoding hypothetical protein (encoded by transcript TGME49_252390~Signal peptide predicted by SignalP 2.0 HMM (probability 0.656) with cleavage site probability 0.371 at residue 49~Predicted trans-membrane domain (TMHMM2.0):27-50), producing MRGNPFASKTATQLSPLGMVQRFSEMRAAGSFTFLAWFAVFLWCFSVSCIRTEAKNLKIDVVDGITKTDAHVPHLGAGDTITVKFKRPVAGRERDAVDLQLAD from the exons ATGCGTGGAAATCCGTTCGCCTCTAAAACTGCAACCCAGCTGTCCCCGCTCGGTATGGTCCAGCGCTTTTCGGAGATGAGGGCAGCAGGAAGCTTCACCTTCCTGGCCTGGTTTGCTGTGTTCTTATggtgcttctccgtctcctgtATTCGGACCGAGGCGAAGAACCTGAAGATAGATGTGGTGGACGGAATCACGAAGACCGACGCTCACGTACCACACTTGGGCGCTGGTGACACAATTACAGTCAAATTTAAGCGCCCAGTCGCTG GACGCGAGCGCGACGCAGTTGACTTGCAGTTGGCGGACTGA